Part of the Streptomyces sp. NBC_00457 genome, GGCTGATGGCGTTCTTCAACATCCAGCTGTGTTCGATCGTGGCGGGCACCGCCTTGGCCGCGGCCGACGAGTACCAGCGGATCATCACCACCAAGAACAGCCCGCTGCCCCCGTTCAAGCCGCGCAGCCACGACCCGGAACACCAGCGCAACTTCGGACTGGCCACGGCCCTGGCCGACAGCGCGCAGCGGATCATCCTGTCGGTCACCGACGACTACACCGCCTACGCGGCCCGGGGCCTGGCAGGGGGCGAGCCCTTCTCCGAACTGGACGACCAGGCCCTCTCCCTCACGGCCCGGCAGTCCGGCCAACTGGCCTGCCAGGCCGTCGAGATGCTGGCCTCGGCCAGTGGCTCCAGCGCGCTGGCGAACGGCGAGCGCATGCAGCGGTACCTGCGCGACGTCGCCACGTACAAGACGCACATCAACGCGCAGCACGGCTGGTGGGCGACGGGGTACGGCCGCTCTCTGCTCGGCGTGGAGACTCCGTCGTGAACCGGTCGACGCCCGCCGCGACGGCGCCCGGCGGCGGCCAGGCGGACGACCCCGGCCGGTTCCGGCACGTGCTCGGCCACTACCCGACGGGTGTCACGGTGGTCACCGCGAAGGAACCCGACGGCACCCCGGTCGGCATGGTGATCGGCTCGTTCGTCTCGGTGTCCCTGAACCCTCCGCTCGTCGCGTTCTTCCCCGGCCGCTCCTCCACCACCTGGCCAAGGATCATGGCCGGCGGCGCCTTCTGCGTGAATGTGCTGGCCGCCGGCCAGGAGGGTCTCTGCCGGGACGTCAGCGCCAAGGCACCCGACGTCTTCGACCGCCACCCGTGGCGCGGCGCGCCCTCGGGCAGCCCCGTCCTGGCGGGCGTCGTCGCCTGGATCGACTGCGACATCGCCGACGTGTGGACCCTCGGCGACCACTACTTCGTCCTCGGCCGGGTCCGGGAACTCGGGGTGGAGAAGGACGGCGCCGCGCCGCTGGTCTTCTCCCGGGGGCGGCTCGCCCCGTTGCCGCCCCGCCGGGACCACGACGAATCGGCCGACTACACATGGCCCGACTGGCTCTGAGAGCTCTGAGAGAAGAGAGACGCACCATGCGCAATCAAGGGCTCGGCTCGTGGCCCGCGCGGCGCGCCCGCATGGCACCGGAGGCCACCGCCGTCGTGCACGACGGTGGATCCCTGTCCTACGGAGAGCTGGCCGCGCGCGTGACGCGGCTCGCTCACGCCCTGCGTGCCCTGGGGGTCGGACACGGTGACCGGGTGGCCTACCTCGGCGCGAACCATCCGGCCCTGGCGGAAACCCTGTTCGCCACGAGCGCGCTGGGCGCCGTCTTCGTCCCGCTCAACACCCGCCTCGCGGCACCTGAGTTGGCCTTCATCCTGGGGGACGCGGGGGCGCCGGTACTGCTGTACGACGCCGAACTCACCGACATCGTCGACGCGTTCAGGGACGACGTCGAGGTGAAGCACTACGTCGAGGTGGGGAAGGCGTACGAGGAGCTACTCGCGAGCGCGCCGGACAACCCCCTGGACGAGACGGTCGGCCTCGACGAGGTGTGCATGATCCAGTACACCTCCGGCACCAGCGGCCGTCCCAAGGGCGTCATGCTCACCCACGCCAACATCGCCTGGAACTGCTTCAACATCCTGCTGGACGTGGACATCGCCTCCGACGACGTCGCTCTGGTGGTGGCACCGATGTTCCACACCGCCGCCCTCAACACCGTCTTCCTGCCGGGCTTCCTCAAAGGAGGGACGTCGGTGCTGATGCGCGGTTTCGACCCGGAAGGGGTGCTCGACGTCATCGCCGAGCACCGGGTGACAAGGATGTTCGGCGTACCCGCGATGTACCAGGCCATGGCCCGGTCGTCGCGGTGGGCGACGGCCGACCTGTCGTCGATCCGGATCCTGATGTGCGCGGCGGCACCCGTACCCAAGGCCCTCATCCACACATACCAGGACCGTGGCCTGACCTTCCTCCAGGCGTACGGCCTGACCGAGACCGCTCCCGCCGCGCTGGGCCTGCGCGCACCGGACAGCATCCGCAAGGCCGGCTCGGCCGGCACACCCTGCTTCTTCACCGACGTACGCGTGGTGCGGCCCGACCTCACCGATGTCGCACCGGGCGAGGTCGGCGAGGTGATCATCGAGGGCCTCAACGTGATGAAGGGCTACTGGCAGTGGCCCGAAGCGACCAAGGACGCCTTCATCCAAGGAAGTTGGTTCCGCTCCGGAGACGCGGCCACTGTCGACGAGGAGGGGTACGTCACGATCGTCGACCGAATCAAGGACATGTACATCTCCGGCGGGGAGAACGTCTACCCCGCAGAGGTCGAGCAACTCCTCTACCAGCATCCCGCGGTCGCCGAATGCGCGGTGATCGGCGTACCCGACGAACGATGGGGCGAGGTCGGCAGAGCGCTGGTCGTGCCCCGCGCGGGCTCCGCCGTGTCGCCCGACGACATCATGGACTCCCTGTCCGGCCGACTCGCCAAGTACAAGCTCCCGAAGTCGGTCGTCCTCGTAGACACCCTCCCCCGCAACGCCACCGGCAAGATCCTCAAGGCCCGCCTGCGCAGCCAGTACGGCTCCGTACCAGACCGCGGCGCCGAGGAGGCATGACGCCAGGCCAGGGAACCCGAACACTCCACGCCACACGGTCACCACGTCTTTCGCCAACCGTGGCGGGGGCCTCGCCTCCCTGCGGGCCCCACGCGAAAGCCGGTGGACGGCGCCGGCGCGACTTCGCCCGCATCGCCGACTGCCGCACCGGCGAGGTCACCTACACCTGGACCGACTACGGCACCTGGAGATAGATCGCGAATTCTGCCGAGAGAGTGTCGATCAGCGAGTCCTGCTCAAGCTGCTTACCCGCCGCTTCATGGACCGGGACGATGGAGACCGTGGTGCCCTTTTCCCTCTCGGCCGAAGCAGTGGTGATCTCGAAGCGGCGCAGATTGTGACGCTCCGCGCGGATTCTCGTCTCGGTGGCAGGGCCGTCCTCATGCACCGTGCACCATTCGACGACATCGCCGCTACCGAATGCCGCGAACCGCCCCTTGCCCTGTTCTCCGTGAAGGCGCCGCCCCTGCTGCCGCGTAGTCCTGGTGGCCCTCTTCCATGAGCCCCCCAGTGCGCCGAATCCCTGCTGCACGTCGTCTGGCGACATACCGTGACCGCGGTCCACCACGAGGACGCGTTCCACAGCACCCAGCGTGCTGAACTCAAGGCCCCATCGACGACGTCAGCATCCGTGTCGAGGGCGTTCCAGATGAGTTCCGTCAGGCCGGCGCGCGGACCACGGACAAGGTGGGCCAGGTGATCTCCGTCCACCTGCACAGTCAGGGAATGCACGCGTGCATGACAGCACGAGGCAAGCCACTCGTGTCCGACTTCATCCAGACGCCCACCGTCTTCCGCGCCATCACGGCTTCAACGGGCTGACCTCCAGTCAGCGTTCCTCAAGAACAGCAGAAGAGCCAACCCACCACAGCACCCATGGCCCCGGCCGGGACCCTCGCCACTCGCAAGACGGAGCGCCATCGCCTCCGCCACGTGAACGAAGGCCGTCACGGGCCACGAGGCGCCTCTCGACCGCAGGCCAGGCTCTGGACAGTGCTCGCCCCAGGGCGCTCTCATCCTCCCCAGCACGAATCCAGCACGGTAGGGATGAGCAGGGGTGATGACAGGTGACGAGAGGTCAGAAAATCCAGCACCTATCCAGCACGGTAAAAATCAAGGGGCCTGACCCCGAGAGCCAGACCCATTTGACCTGCACGTTTACCAGATCAGTGAAGTGATGCTAAGCCACCGGCTAGACATTGAAGCGGAACTCCACCACGTCCCCGTCCTGCATGACGTAGTCCTTGCCCTCCATCCGCGCCTTCCCCTTGGCACGGGCCTCCGCGACCGAGCCCGTCTCCACCAGGTCGGCGAAGGAGATGACCTCGGCCTTGATGAAGCCCTTCTGGAAGTCGGTGTGGATGACGCCGGCGGCCTCGGGGGCGGTGGCGCCCTTCTTGATGGTCCAGGCGCGGGATTCCTTGGGGCCGGCCGTCAAGTACGTCTGCAGGCCGAGGGTGTTGAAGCCGACGCGGGCGAGGGTGGCGAGGCCGGGCTCCTCGGCGCCGACCGACTCCAGCAGCTCCATCGCGTCCTCCTCGTCCAGCTCGGCGAGGTCCGCCTCCAGCTTGGCGTTGAGGAAGATCGCCTCGGCGGGGGCGACCAGGGCACGCTGCTCGTTCTTGAAGTCCTCGTCCACCAGCTCGTCCTCGTCGACGTTGAAGACGTAGAGGAAAGGCTTGGTGGTCAGGAGGTGCAGGTCGTGCAGGAGCTCCGCGCGCTCGCTGCCCTGGACGATGCCCTGGGAGAAGAGGGTGTCGCCCTTGTCCAGGATCTCCTTGGCGGCCTCGATCGCGGCGACCTTCGGCGCTACGTCCTTCTTGATCCGCGACTCCTTCTGGAGCCGGGGAAGGACCTTCTCGATGGTCTGGAGGTCCGCCAGGATCAGCTCGGTGTTGATGGTCTCGATGTCGTCCTTGGGCGAGACCTTGCCGTCGACGTGGACGACGTTCTCGTCCTTGAAGGCGCGGATGACCTGGCAGATCGCGTCGGACTCACGGATGTTCGCGAGGAACTTGTTGCCCAGGCCCTCGCCCTCGCTCGCACCGCGCACGATGCCCGCGATGTCGACGAAGTCGACGGTCGCCGGGAGGATGCGCTGGGAGGAGAAGATCTCGGCCAATTTGGTGAGCCGGGCGTCGGGGACGCCGACCACGCCCACGTTCGGCTCGATCGTGGCGAACGGGTAGTTGGCCGCCAGCACGTCGTTCTTGGTCAGGGCGTTGAACAGGGTCGACTTGCCGACATTCGGCAGACCGACGATTCCGATCGTGAGCGACACGTTGCGACTTCCCGTACGTGAGAGGACCTGAGGGATCTGAGGGGACTGAGGCGTGGAGACCTGGGCCGATCCACCAGTCTACGGGCTGCCGCACCCCGTATCGGCGTCGTATCGAACGCTTGGCCAACGTCTGTCCAACGGCGTGTCTGACGGGCTATTCGGCACATAAACCGACCTAGGTTGGTCCGGTGGAGCAACACAGGACGCGGTCCCCCCGAGACGGAACGCCACGCAGCACACCCCGGCTGCCCCCGCAGGGCCGGGGCCCGGGTGGCCGGCCTCAGGGGCGGCCGCCGGGGGCGGGCGTACGGCGGCCCGCTCCGCCGGTGGTGCTGGCCGTGCGGCGGATCGCCCGGGCCGTGCGCCGGATGCCGAACCCCCGGCTCACCGGGCTCGGCGGCGGGCTGTTCTGCGGGGTGCTGATGCTGGCGTCCGGCTGTCTCGACTCGTTGCTGTTCGGGTCGTCGACGACGGTGTACGGCGTGCTGTTCCTGCCGGTGTGCGTGCTGACGGCGGTATGGATCCGCAAGGCCGACCTGGTGACGGCGCCGGTCGTGGTGCCGATCGCCTTCGCCGTGGGGCTGCTGCCCGTCGCCGATGGGAGCGACGGGGCCGACGGGCGGCTGATGGGGTTCGTCACGGCGCTCGCCACGGAGGCGGGGTGGCTGTACGGGGGGACGCTGATCGCCGGTGTGATCGTGACGGTGCGCAGGGTCCGCTGGGTGCGCCACCGCCGACGGGTGTAGTGCCCTCCCGCCGGCCCTAGCCCTCCTTCGCCGCCCGCATCGCCGCTCCCACGATCCCCGCGTTGTTCTGCAGCTGCGCCGGCACTATCTCGGCCTTGATGCCCTCGACGAAGTGCAGGAACTTGCCCGACTTACGGCTGACACCGCCGCCGATGATGAACAGCTCCGGGGAGAACAGCATCTCCACATGGGCGAGATACGCCTGGACCCGGTGCGCCCAGTGCTCCCAGGACAGGTCGTGGTCTTCCTTGGCCTTGCTGGAGGCGCGCTTCTCCGCGTCGTGCCCGTCCAGCTCCAGGTGGCCCAGCTCGGTGTTCGGGACGAGGACGCCGTCGATGAAGAGGGCGCTGCCGATGCCGGTGCCGAAGGTGAGCATGATCACCGTGCCCCGGCGGTCGCGGCCGGCGCCGAACTGCATCTCGGCGACGCCCGCCGCGTCCGCGTCGTTGATCACGGTCACCGGGAGGCCGCCGAGCCGCTCGCCCAGCAGTGCGCGCGCGTCGGTGTCGATCCAGCTCTTGTCCACGTTGGCCGCGGTGCGGATCGTCGCCCCGCCGGTGACCACGCCCGGGAAGGTGATGCCGACCGGGCCCGTCCAGCCGAAGTGGTCGACGACCTCCTTCACCCCGTCGGCCACCGTGTCGGGCGTCGCCGGATGGGGAGTGAGCACTTTCAGGCGCTCCTGAGCGAGGTCGCCCCTGTCCAGGTCCACAGGGGCGCCCTTGATCCCGGATCCACCGATGTCCACGCCGAAGATCTGCATGGCCCTACGTTACGACGGTGGACTGACGGTCACTCCCCGGAGGTGCCGGAACCGGTGCCGGCGCCGGTCCCGGTGCCCGTTTCCGTGCCCGCCCCGCCGCGCTCCGCGACCAGCGTCGCCGCCTCCTCGCGCAGGTCACGGCGGAGTTCCTTCGGCAGGGAGAAGGTGATGGACTCCTCGGCCGCCTTCACCAACTCGACGTCCTCGAAGCCACGCTGGGCCAGCCACTCCAGCACCTGCTCGACGAGGATCTCGGGCACCGAGGCGCCGGAGGTGACACCCACCGTGGACACGCCCTCGAGCCACGCCTCGTCGATCTCGTCGGCGTAGTCCACGAGATAGGCCTCGCGGGAGCCGGCGAGCTTGGCGACCTCGACGAGCCGCTTGGAGTTGGAGGAGTTCCGGGAGCCGACCACGATGACCAGCTCGGCCTGCGCGCCCATCTCCTTCACGGCGAGCTGACGGTTCTGCGTGGCATAGCAGATGTCGTCGCTGGGCGGGGAGATGAGCTGCGGGAACTTCTCCTTGAGGGCGTCGACGGTCTCCATCGTCTCGTCGACGGAGAGCGTGGTCTGGGAGAGCCAGACGACCTTCGACTCGTCGCGGACCTCGACCTTGGCGACGTCCTCGGGGCCGTCGACCAGCTGGATGTGCTCGGGGGCCTCGCCGGACGTGCCGATGACCTCTTCGTGGCCCTCGTGCCCGATCAGGAGGATGTCGTAGTCCTCGCCGGCGAAGCGGACGGCTTCCTTGTGGACCTTGGTGACGAGCGGGCAGGTGGCGTCGATGGTGGCGAGCCGGCCGCGCTCCGCCTCTTCGTGGACGACGGGGGCGACGCCGTGCGCGGAGAACATCACGATGTTCCCCGGGGGGACCTCTTCCGTCCGTTCGACGAAGATGGCGCCCTTCTTCTCCAGGGTCTGCACGACGTACTTGTTGTGGACGATCTCGTGCCGGACATAGACGGGAGCCCCGTACTGCTCCAGGGCTTTCTCGACGGCGATCACGGCGCGGTCCACACCCGCGCAGTAGCCCCGGGGGGCGGCGAGCAGGACACGGCGGCCAGGCGAAGCAGTCATGCGTCCCATCGTAAGGCCGCGCTCGACACGACTGGCGAGGTGTGCTGTCAGCGGTGGCCGTTACGCTCGCGGCATGGCCTTGAACACGTCCGCGGAAACGCCGCTGCCCGTCGGTGAGGTGTCGCGGCTCATCGGGGGTTGGATCGACCGGCTCGGGGCGGTGTGGGTCGAGGGGCAGATCACGCAGTTGTCGCGGCGGCCGGGGGCGGGGGTCGTGTTCTTGACGTTGCGGGATCCGTCGTACGACATCTCCGTGAGCGTCACGTGTTATCGCCAGGTGTTCGATGCCGTCGCCGATGTGGTGAGTGAGGGCGCCCGGGTCGTCGTACTGGCGAAACCGGAGTGGTACGCGCCGCGGGGGCAGTTGTCGCTGCGGGCCGCCGAGATAAAGCCCGTGGGAGTGGGGGAACTGCTCGCGCGGCTCGAGCAGTTGAAGAAGGCGCTCGCAGCGGAAGGGCTGTTCGCTGCCGAGCGGAAGAAGCCGTTGCCCTTTCTGCCGCAGCTCATCGGGCTGGTCTGCGGGCGGGCCTCCGCCGCGGAACGGGATGTGCTGGAGAACGCCCGGCACCGCTGGCCGGCCGTCCGCTTCGAGGTGCGCAACGTCGCCGTGCAGGGCGTGCACGCCGTGCCGCAGGTCGTGCAGGCGGTGAAGGACCTGGACGCGATCGACGACGTGGACGTGATCATCGTCGCGCGGGGCGGCGGCAGCGTGGAGGATCTGCTGCCGTTCTCCGACGAGCAGCTCGTACGGGCGGTCGCGGCTTGTCGTACGCCCGTGGTGTCCGCCATCGGACACGAGCCCGACAACCCGCTCCTCGACTACGTCGCCGATGTGCGCGCCTCCACTCCCACGGACGCCGCCAAGAAGGTCGTACCGGACGTGGGAGAGGAATACGAGCGGGTGCGGCTGCTGCGTGACCGTGCCCGGCGGTGTGTCGAGGCGTTCATCGAGCGGGAGGAGCGGGGGCTGGCGCATGCGCTGGCCCGGCCGTCGATAGAGGATCCGCACCGCATGATCGACGAGCGGGCCGACCATGTCGCGTCCCTGACCGACCGCGGCCGGCGCACCCTCGGCCACCTCCTCGACCGCGCCGACTCGGAGCTGACGCACACCCACGCGCGTGTGGTGGGCCTCTCCCCCGCGGCGACCCTGCAGCGGGGCTATGCGGTGCTGCAGAAGGCCGACGGGCATGTGGTCCGGGATCCCGGTGAGGTGACGGCGGACGAGGCACTGCGCGCGCGGGTCGCCGAGGGTGAGTTCTCCGTACGAGTCGACGCACGAAGCGATGCATAGGGTGGGCGCATGACCAGCAAGGTGGAGGAGAGCGTGGCCGCGGGCGAGGCGCTGGGGTACGAGCAGGCTCGGGACGAGCTGATCGAGGTCGTACGGCGGCTGGAGGCGGGCGGTACGACGCTGGAGGAGTCCCTCGCGCTCTGGGAGCGGGGCGAGGAGCTGGCGAAGGTCTGCCGGCGCTGGCTGGACGGCGCGCGGGCCCGGCTGGACGCGGCGCTGGCCGAGGAGGAAGCGGCCGGGACCGAGGGCGACTCCAAGTAAAAAGCCTGGGTGAACTGTGAAGCGGATCACCACGCCCCGCTTTTTGTTGAACGTTGAACTTCACTCGCGTACCGTCGAGAACGTCAACCGGTCCACGGTCCGCTTCCGGGGCCGACGCACACACCCAGAAGGTTCACGTATGACTCTCGTTCTTGACCCCGCCGCCCAGGACCTGCTGTTCCGCGAGGCCCGCACCGCGAACACCTTCACCGACGAGCCGGTGACCGACGAGCAGGTCCAGGCGATCTACGACCTGGTCAAGTACGGCCCGACCGCCTTCAACCAGAGCCCGCTGCGCGTCACCCTCGTCCGCTCCGCCGAGGCCCGCGAGCGCCTGGTGCAGCACATGGCCGAGGGCAACCAGCCGAAGACGGCCACCGCCCCGCTGGTCGCGATCCTGGCCGCGGACAACGAGTTCCACGAGGAGCTGCCCGAGCTCTTCCCGCACTTCCCGCAGGCCAAGGACGTCTTCTTCGCCGAGCGCGCCGCTCGTGAGGGTGCCGCCGGTCTCAACGCCGCCCTCCAGGCCGCGTACTTCATCATCGGCGTCCGCGCCGCCGGTCTGGCCGCAGGCCCCATGACCGGCCTGGACTTCGAGGGCGTCCGCAAGGAGTTCCTGGACGACGACCACACCCCGCTGATGGTCGTCAACATCGGCAAGCCGGGCGACGACGCCTGGTTCCCGCGCTCCCCGCGACTGCCGTACGAGCAGGTCATCACCACCGTCTGACGGACGGCACGGCAGACGTCGTGCAGACATCCCAGACATGACGAAGGCCCCCGGCATCACCACCGCCGGGGGCCTTCGTACGTTCACTTCGTCTTGAGCGCCTGCGCCATCTCCGTCAGCAGCTCGAACGAGCCCGTGCCCGCCACCACGGTCGTCGCCCCGTCGGCCTGGTGCACGAGCGCGTCGTACCGGCCGCCGGTGTACCGGGTCCAGGTCCGGCCGCCGATCTCCTGCTTCTTGTCCGCGGCCTCCGAGCCCTGCGTGGCGTCGTCGATGAACTCCGACGGCTTCTGAGTCGACTGCTCGACCTGCACGTACTCACCGTCGGGAGTGTGGAAGCCGAGATGCCAGGTGTCGAACTCGTCCCCCTGGAAGCGGACGGAGGTCGCCTTCCAGGTCTTCGGCAGGCCCTCCGGCGCGACCACCGGGTACGCCGCCGCACGACGTGCCGTGAGCAGCTCGACGCGGTAGTCCACCCGCTTGAGGTCGGGCTCCGAGTCGTC contains:
- the ychF gene encoding redox-regulated ATPase YchF, with product MSLTIGIVGLPNVGKSTLFNALTKNDVLAANYPFATIEPNVGVVGVPDARLTKLAEIFSSQRILPATVDFVDIAGIVRGASEGEGLGNKFLANIRESDAICQVIRAFKDENVVHVDGKVSPKDDIETINTELILADLQTIEKVLPRLQKESRIKKDVAPKVAAIEAAKEILDKGDTLFSQGIVQGSERAELLHDLHLLTTKPFLYVFNVDEDELVDEDFKNEQRALVAPAEAIFLNAKLEADLAELDEEDAMELLESVGAEEPGLATLARVGFNTLGLQTYLTAGPKESRAWTIKKGATAPEAAGVIHTDFQKGFIKAEVISFADLVETGSVAEARAKGKARMEGKDYVMQDGDVVEFRFNV
- a CDS encoding DUF6542 domain-containing protein → MVLAVRRIARAVRRMPNPRLTGLGGGLFCGVLMLASGCLDSLLFGSSTTVYGVLFLPVCVLTAVWIRKADLVTAPVVVPIAFAVGLLPVADGSDGADGRLMGFVTALATEAGWLYGGTLIAGVIVTVRRVRWVRHRRRV
- a CDS encoding acyl-CoA synthetase, with product MRNQGLGSWPARRARMAPEATAVVHDGGSLSYGELAARVTRLAHALRALGVGHGDRVAYLGANHPALAETLFATSALGAVFVPLNTRLAAPELAFILGDAGAPVLLYDAELTDIVDAFRDDVEVKHYVEVGKAYEELLASAPDNPLDETVGLDEVCMIQYTSGTSGRPKGVMLTHANIAWNCFNILLDVDIASDDVALVVAPMFHTAALNTVFLPGFLKGGTSVLMRGFDPEGVLDVIAEHRVTRMFGVPAMYQAMARSSRWATADLSSIRILMCAAAPVPKALIHTYQDRGLTFLQAYGLTETAPAALGLRAPDSIRKAGSAGTPCFFTDVRVVRPDLTDVAPGEVGEVIIEGLNVMKGYWQWPEATKDAFIQGSWFRSGDAATVDEEGYVTIVDRIKDMYISGGENVYPAEVEQLLYQHPAVAECAVIGVPDERWGEVGRALVVPRAGSAVSPDDIMDSLSGRLAKYKLPKSVVLVDTLPRNATGKILKARLRSQYGSVPDRGAEEA
- a CDS encoding DUF4245 domain-containing protein encodes the protein MAGSNGKQKTVRDMVLSLGLIGIMAGVIYLFIPHDDSEPDLKRVDYRVELLTARRAAAYPVVAPEGLPKTWKATSVRFQGDEFDTWHLGFHTPDGEYVQVEQSTQKPSEFIDDATQGSEAADKKQEIGGRTWTRYTGGRYDALVHQADGATTVVAGTGSFELLTEMAQALKTK
- the ppgK gene encoding polyphosphate--glucose phosphotransferase is translated as MQIFGVDIGGSGIKGAPVDLDRGDLAQERLKVLTPHPATPDTVADGVKEVVDHFGWTGPVGITFPGVVTGGATIRTAANVDKSWIDTDARALLGERLGGLPVTVINDADAAGVAEMQFGAGRDRRGTVIMLTFGTGIGSALFIDGVLVPNTELGHLELDGHDAEKRASSKAKEDHDLSWEHWAHRVQAYLAHVEMLFSPELFIIGGGVSRKSGKFLHFVEGIKAEIVPAQLQNNAGIVGAAMRAAKEG
- a CDS encoding flavin reductase family protein, producing the protein MNRSTPAATAPGGGQADDPGRFRHVLGHYPTGVTVVTAKEPDGTPVGMVIGSFVSVSLNPPLVAFFPGRSSTTWPRIMAGGAFCVNVLAAGQEGLCRDVSAKAPDVFDRHPWRGAPSGSPVLAGVVAWIDCDIADVWTLGDHYFVLGRVRELGVEKDGAAPLVFSRGRLAPLPPRRDHDESADYTWPDWL
- a CDS encoding 4-hydroxy-3-methylbut-2-enyl diphosphate reductase, with product MGRMTASPGRRVLLAAPRGYCAGVDRAVIAVEKALEQYGAPVYVRHEIVHNKYVVQTLEKKGAIFVERTEEVPPGNIVMFSAHGVAPVVHEEAERGRLATIDATCPLVTKVHKEAVRFAGEDYDILLIGHEGHEEVIGTSGEAPEHIQLVDGPEDVAKVEVRDESKVVWLSQTTLSVDETMETVDALKEKFPQLISPPSDDICYATQNRQLAVKEMGAQAELVIVVGSRNSSNSKRLVEVAKLAGSREAYLVDYADEIDEAWLEGVSTVGVTSGASVPEILVEQVLEWLAQRGFEDVELVKAAEESITFSLPKELRRDLREEAATLVAERGGAGTETGTGTGAGTGSGTSGE
- a CDS encoding ATP-binding protein — protein: MERVLVVDRGHGMSPDDVQQGFGALGGSWKRATRTTRQQGRRLHGEQGKGRFAAFGSGDVVEWCTVHEDGPATETRIRAERHNLRRFEITTASAEREKGTTVSIVPVHEAAGKQLEQDSLIDTLSAEFAIYLQVP
- a CDS encoding malonic semialdehyde reductase; this encodes MTLVLDPAAQDLLFREARTANTFTDEPVTDEQVQAIYDLVKYGPTAFNQSPLRVTLVRSAEARERLVQHMAEGNQPKTATAPLVAILAADNEFHEELPELFPHFPQAKDVFFAERAAREGAAGLNAALQAAYFIIGVRAAGLAAGPMTGLDFEGVRKEFLDDDHTPLMVVNIGKPGDDAWFPRSPRLPYEQVITTV
- a CDS encoding exodeoxyribonuclease VII small subunit; the protein is MTSKVEESVAAGEALGYEQARDELIEVVRRLEAGGTTLEESLALWERGEELAKVCRRWLDGARARLDAALAEEEAAGTEGDSK
- the xseA gene encoding exodeoxyribonuclease VII large subunit; amino-acid sequence: MALNTSAETPLPVGEVSRLIGGWIDRLGAVWVEGQITQLSRRPGAGVVFLTLRDPSYDISVSVTCYRQVFDAVADVVSEGARVVVLAKPEWYAPRGQLSLRAAEIKPVGVGELLARLEQLKKALAAEGLFAAERKKPLPFLPQLIGLVCGRASAAERDVLENARHRWPAVRFEVRNVAVQGVHAVPQVVQAVKDLDAIDDVDVIIVARGGGSVEDLLPFSDEQLVRAVAACRTPVVSAIGHEPDNPLLDYVADVRASTPTDAAKKVVPDVGEEYERVRLLRDRARRCVEAFIEREERGLAHALARPSIEDPHRMIDERADHVASLTDRGRRTLGHLLDRADSELTHTHARVVGLSPAATLQRGYAVLQKADGHVVRDPGEVTADEALRARVAEGEFSVRVDARSDA